Proteins found in one Panicum hallii strain FIL2 chromosome 4, PHallii_v3.1, whole genome shotgun sequence genomic segment:
- the LOC112888445 gene encoding tRNA threonylcarbamoyladenosine dehydratase isoform X2, producing the protein MGERAKEWLLAAGAGAAVGALSAAAIMNLLSRSKRREGYVRELLESNGITAGNARFSRQLGAIGSSDLLSDEVVSEQLTRNIQFFGMDSQKKVTESYVVVIGLGGVGSHAASMLLRSGVGRLLLVDFDQVSLSSLNRHAVATRDDVGTPKALCLKKHFSMIYPECQIDARVQLYDPSSEAEILSGQPDFVLDCIDNIDTKVALLAACVRRGLKVLSAMGAGARADPTRIRVADLRESSNDPLSRSVRYRLKKEHGIEGGIPVVFSLEKPKAKLLPFQASKEEETPSDYQVVPGFRVRIIPVLGTIPAIFGQVMASYVATQLAGLDFQTEPVVNLDLDHYRILHQRLIEHEELIYGTAEQVLVDAEEVMYIVKELWRGRSARDQNQKDTGRKMWRSVNELMLVRWDKSKPAGVSNLILLKFSEADAHESTTLDQIKEKEPEFYSMVSRVLKRAEVEFAL; encoded by the exons ATGGGGGAGCGGGCGAAGGAATGGCTCCTCgcagccggcgccggcgccgccgtcggcgCGCTTTCTGCCGCCGCGATCATGAATCTTCTCTCGAG ATCCAAGAGGAGAGAGGGGTACGTGCGGGAATTGCTGGAATCGAATGGCATCACGGCTG GCAACGCTCGGTTCAGCAGGCAGCTGGGTGCTATTGGTAGCTCCGATCTTCTCTCAGATGAAGTGGTCTCTGAACAGCTTACAAG GAATATACAGTTTTTTGGCATGGACTCTCAGAAGAAAGTGACTGAATCCTATGTTGTAGTCATTGGTCTTGGAGGGGTTGGCAGTCATGCAGCTTCAATGCTCCTGAGATCTGGTGTCGGAAGGTTGCTCCTTGTGGATTTCGATCAG GTCTCACTGTCGTCACTGAATCGACATGCTGTGGCAACCAGAGATGATGTTGGGACTCCAAAAGCACTATGCCTCAAGAAGCATTTTTCAATGATATACCCAGAGTGCCAAATAGATGCAAGAGTGCAATTGTATGATCCATCATCTGAGGCGGAGATTCTTTCTGGACAGCCTGACTTTGTTCTCGATTGCATCGATAACATTGATACCAAG GTGGCACTCCTTGCGGCTTGCGTGCGCAGAGGTTTAAAGGTGCTTTCTGCAATGGGGGCTGGAGCTCGGGCTGACCCCACCAGAATTCGTGTTGCCGATTTGAGAGAATCAAGCAATGATCCCCTCTCTCGATCA GTGAGGTACCGGCTTAAGAAGGAACATGGAATTGAAGGCGGAATACCCGTAGTTTTTTCATTGGAAAAGCCAAAGGCAAAGCTACTTCCCTTTCAAGCTTCAAAAGAAGAGGAAACTCCATCAGATTATCAG GTTGTGCCAGGGTTTAGGGTTCGCATTATCCCAGTGCTGGGAACAATCCCTGCAATATTTGGTCAAGTTATGGCCTCCTATGTGGCTACTCAGCTTGCTGGATTAGATTTTCAAACTGAGCCAGTTGTTAACCTGGATTTGGATCATTACCGTATACTTCATCAGCGTCTTATTGAGCATGAGGAGCTGATATATGGGACAGCCGAGCAAGTTCTG GTAGATGCTGAAGAGGTAATGTACATTGTCAAGGAATTGTGGCGTGGTCGAAGTGCTAGAGACCAAAATCAGAAGGATACTGGGCGGAAAATGTGGAGATCTGTCAATGAGCTAATGCTTGTTCG ATGGGACAAATCAAAACCTGCTGGTGTGTCGAACTTAATACTTCTCAAGTTTAGTGAG GCTGACGCCCATGAATCCACCACACTTGATCAGATAAAAGAAAAGGAACCTGAATTCTACTCTATGGTTTCGCGTGTGCTGAAACGAGCTGAAGTGGAGTTTGCTTTATGA
- the LOC112888445 gene encoding tRNA threonylcarbamoyladenosine dehydratase isoform X1, which produces MGERAKEWLLAAGAGAAVGALSAAAIMNLLSRSKRREGYVRELLESNGITAGTGNARFSRQLGAIGSSDLLSDEVVSEQLTRNIQFFGMDSQKKVTESYVVVIGLGGVGSHAASMLLRSGVGRLLLVDFDQVSLSSLNRHAVATRDDVGTPKALCLKKHFSMIYPECQIDARVQLYDPSSEAEILSGQPDFVLDCIDNIDTKVALLAACVRRGLKVLSAMGAGARADPTRIRVADLRESSNDPLSRSVRYRLKKEHGIEGGIPVVFSLEKPKAKLLPFQASKEEETPSDYQVVPGFRVRIIPVLGTIPAIFGQVMASYVATQLAGLDFQTEPVVNLDLDHYRILHQRLIEHEELIYGTAEQVLVDAEEVMYIVKELWRGRSARDQNQKDTGRKMWRSVNELMLVRWDKSKPAGVSNLILLKFSEADAHESTTLDQIKEKEPEFYSMVSRVLKRAEVEFAL; this is translated from the exons ATGGGGGAGCGGGCGAAGGAATGGCTCCTCgcagccggcgccggcgccgccgtcggcgCGCTTTCTGCCGCCGCGATCATGAATCTTCTCTCGAG ATCCAAGAGGAGAGAGGGGTACGTGCGGGAATTGCTGGAATCGAATGGCATCACGGCTGGTACGG GCAACGCTCGGTTCAGCAGGCAGCTGGGTGCTATTGGTAGCTCCGATCTTCTCTCAGATGAAGTGGTCTCTGAACAGCTTACAAG GAATATACAGTTTTTTGGCATGGACTCTCAGAAGAAAGTGACTGAATCCTATGTTGTAGTCATTGGTCTTGGAGGGGTTGGCAGTCATGCAGCTTCAATGCTCCTGAGATCTGGTGTCGGAAGGTTGCTCCTTGTGGATTTCGATCAG GTCTCACTGTCGTCACTGAATCGACATGCTGTGGCAACCAGAGATGATGTTGGGACTCCAAAAGCACTATGCCTCAAGAAGCATTTTTCAATGATATACCCAGAGTGCCAAATAGATGCAAGAGTGCAATTGTATGATCCATCATCTGAGGCGGAGATTCTTTCTGGACAGCCTGACTTTGTTCTCGATTGCATCGATAACATTGATACCAAG GTGGCACTCCTTGCGGCTTGCGTGCGCAGAGGTTTAAAGGTGCTTTCTGCAATGGGGGCTGGAGCTCGGGCTGACCCCACCAGAATTCGTGTTGCCGATTTGAGAGAATCAAGCAATGATCCCCTCTCTCGATCA GTGAGGTACCGGCTTAAGAAGGAACATGGAATTGAAGGCGGAATACCCGTAGTTTTTTCATTGGAAAAGCCAAAGGCAAAGCTACTTCCCTTTCAAGCTTCAAAAGAAGAGGAAACTCCATCAGATTATCAG GTTGTGCCAGGGTTTAGGGTTCGCATTATCCCAGTGCTGGGAACAATCCCTGCAATATTTGGTCAAGTTATGGCCTCCTATGTGGCTACTCAGCTTGCTGGATTAGATTTTCAAACTGAGCCAGTTGTTAACCTGGATTTGGATCATTACCGTATACTTCATCAGCGTCTTATTGAGCATGAGGAGCTGATATATGGGACAGCCGAGCAAGTTCTG GTAGATGCTGAAGAGGTAATGTACATTGTCAAGGAATTGTGGCGTGGTCGAAGTGCTAGAGACCAAAATCAGAAGGATACTGGGCGGAAAATGTGGAGATCTGTCAATGAGCTAATGCTTGTTCG ATGGGACAAATCAAAACCTGCTGGTGTGTCGAACTTAATACTTCTCAAGTTTAGTGAG GCTGACGCCCATGAATCCACCACACTTGATCAGATAAAAGAAAAGGAACCTGAATTCTACTCTATGGTTTCGCGTGTGCTGAAACGAGCTGAAGTGGAGTTTGCTTTATGA
- the LOC112888445 gene encoding tRNA threonylcarbamoyladenosine dehydratase isoform X3, giving the protein MASRLVRATLGSAGSWVLLVAPIFSQMKWSLNSLQVIGLGGVGSHAASMLLRSGVGRLLLVDFDQVSLSSLNRHAVATRDDVGTPKALCLKKHFSMIYPECQIDARVQLYDPSSEAEILSGQPDFVLDCIDNIDTKVALLAACVRRGLKVLSAMGAGARADPTRIRVADLRESSNDPLSRSVRYRLKKEHGIEGGIPVVFSLEKPKAKLLPFQASKEEETPSDYQVVPGFRVRIIPVLGTIPAIFGQVMASYVATQLAGLDFQTEPVVNLDLDHYRILHQRLIEHEELIYGTAEQVLVDAEEVMYIVKELWRGRSARDQNQKDTGRKMWRSVNELMLVRWDKSKPAGVSNLILLKFSEADAHESTTLDQIKEKEPEFYSMVSRVLKRAEVEFAL; this is encoded by the exons ATGGCATCACGGCTGGTACGG GCAACGCTCGGTTCAGCAGGCAGCTGGGTGCTATTGGTAGCTCCGATCTTCTCTCAGATGAAGTGGTCTCTGAACAGCTTACAAG TCATTGGTCTTGGAGGGGTTGGCAGTCATGCAGCTTCAATGCTCCTGAGATCTGGTGTCGGAAGGTTGCTCCTTGTGGATTTCGATCAG GTCTCACTGTCGTCACTGAATCGACATGCTGTGGCAACCAGAGATGATGTTGGGACTCCAAAAGCACTATGCCTCAAGAAGCATTTTTCAATGATATACCCAGAGTGCCAAATAGATGCAAGAGTGCAATTGTATGATCCATCATCTGAGGCGGAGATTCTTTCTGGACAGCCTGACTTTGTTCTCGATTGCATCGATAACATTGATACCAAG GTGGCACTCCTTGCGGCTTGCGTGCGCAGAGGTTTAAAGGTGCTTTCTGCAATGGGGGCTGGAGCTCGGGCTGACCCCACCAGAATTCGTGTTGCCGATTTGAGAGAATCAAGCAATGATCCCCTCTCTCGATCA GTGAGGTACCGGCTTAAGAAGGAACATGGAATTGAAGGCGGAATACCCGTAGTTTTTTCATTGGAAAAGCCAAAGGCAAAGCTACTTCCCTTTCAAGCTTCAAAAGAAGAGGAAACTCCATCAGATTATCAG GTTGTGCCAGGGTTTAGGGTTCGCATTATCCCAGTGCTGGGAACAATCCCTGCAATATTTGGTCAAGTTATGGCCTCCTATGTGGCTACTCAGCTTGCTGGATTAGATTTTCAAACTGAGCCAGTTGTTAACCTGGATTTGGATCATTACCGTATACTTCATCAGCGTCTTATTGAGCATGAGGAGCTGATATATGGGACAGCCGAGCAAGTTCTG GTAGATGCTGAAGAGGTAATGTACATTGTCAAGGAATTGTGGCGTGGTCGAAGTGCTAGAGACCAAAATCAGAAGGATACTGGGCGGAAAATGTGGAGATCTGTCAATGAGCTAATGCTTGTTCG ATGGGACAAATCAAAACCTGCTGGTGTGTCGAACTTAATACTTCTCAAGTTTAGTGAG GCTGACGCCCATGAATCCACCACACTTGATCAGATAAAAGAAAAGGAACCTGAATTCTACTCTATGGTTTCGCGTGTGCTGAAACGAGCTGAAGTGGAGTTTGCTTTATGA
- the LOC112888445 gene encoding tRNA threonylcarbamoyladenosine dehydratase isoform X4: MASRLATLGSAGSWVLLVAPIFSQMKWSLNSLQVIGLGGVGSHAASMLLRSGVGRLLLVDFDQVSLSSLNRHAVATRDDVGTPKALCLKKHFSMIYPECQIDARVQLYDPSSEAEILSGQPDFVLDCIDNIDTKVALLAACVRRGLKVLSAMGAGARADPTRIRVADLRESSNDPLSRSVRYRLKKEHGIEGGIPVVFSLEKPKAKLLPFQASKEEETPSDYQVVPGFRVRIIPVLGTIPAIFGQVMASYVATQLAGLDFQTEPVVNLDLDHYRILHQRLIEHEELIYGTAEQVLVDAEEVMYIVKELWRGRSARDQNQKDTGRKMWRSVNELMLVRWDKSKPAGVSNLILLKFSEADAHESTTLDQIKEKEPEFYSMVSRVLKRAEVEFAL; the protein is encoded by the exons ATGGCATCACGGCTG GCAACGCTCGGTTCAGCAGGCAGCTGGGTGCTATTGGTAGCTCCGATCTTCTCTCAGATGAAGTGGTCTCTGAACAGCTTACAAG TCATTGGTCTTGGAGGGGTTGGCAGTCATGCAGCTTCAATGCTCCTGAGATCTGGTGTCGGAAGGTTGCTCCTTGTGGATTTCGATCAG GTCTCACTGTCGTCACTGAATCGACATGCTGTGGCAACCAGAGATGATGTTGGGACTCCAAAAGCACTATGCCTCAAGAAGCATTTTTCAATGATATACCCAGAGTGCCAAATAGATGCAAGAGTGCAATTGTATGATCCATCATCTGAGGCGGAGATTCTTTCTGGACAGCCTGACTTTGTTCTCGATTGCATCGATAACATTGATACCAAG GTGGCACTCCTTGCGGCTTGCGTGCGCAGAGGTTTAAAGGTGCTTTCTGCAATGGGGGCTGGAGCTCGGGCTGACCCCACCAGAATTCGTGTTGCCGATTTGAGAGAATCAAGCAATGATCCCCTCTCTCGATCA GTGAGGTACCGGCTTAAGAAGGAACATGGAATTGAAGGCGGAATACCCGTAGTTTTTTCATTGGAAAAGCCAAAGGCAAAGCTACTTCCCTTTCAAGCTTCAAAAGAAGAGGAAACTCCATCAGATTATCAG GTTGTGCCAGGGTTTAGGGTTCGCATTATCCCAGTGCTGGGAACAATCCCTGCAATATTTGGTCAAGTTATGGCCTCCTATGTGGCTACTCAGCTTGCTGGATTAGATTTTCAAACTGAGCCAGTTGTTAACCTGGATTTGGATCATTACCGTATACTTCATCAGCGTCTTATTGAGCATGAGGAGCTGATATATGGGACAGCCGAGCAAGTTCTG GTAGATGCTGAAGAGGTAATGTACATTGTCAAGGAATTGTGGCGTGGTCGAAGTGCTAGAGACCAAAATCAGAAGGATACTGGGCGGAAAATGTGGAGATCTGTCAATGAGCTAATGCTTGTTCG ATGGGACAAATCAAAACCTGCTGGTGTGTCGAACTTAATACTTCTCAAGTTTAGTGAG GCTGACGCCCATGAATCCACCACACTTGATCAGATAAAAGAAAAGGAACCTGAATTCTACTCTATGGTTTCGCGTGTGCTGAAACGAGCTGAAGTGGAGTTTGCTTTATGA
- the LOC112888445 gene encoding tRNA threonylcarbamoyladenosine dehydratase isoform X5: MDSQKKVTESYVVVIGLGGVGSHAASMLLRSGVGRLLLVDFDQVSLSSLNRHAVATRDDVGTPKALCLKKHFSMIYPECQIDARVQLYDPSSEAEILSGQPDFVLDCIDNIDTKVALLAACVRRGLKVLSAMGAGARADPTRIRVADLRESSNDPLSRSVRYRLKKEHGIEGGIPVVFSLEKPKAKLLPFQASKEEETPSDYQVVPGFRVRIIPVLGTIPAIFGQVMASYVATQLAGLDFQTEPVVNLDLDHYRILHQRLIEHEELIYGTAEQVLVDAEEVMYIVKELWRGRSARDQNQKDTGRKMWRSVNELMLVRWDKSKPAGVSNLILLKFSEADAHESTTLDQIKEKEPEFYSMVSRVLKRAEVEFAL, encoded by the exons ATGGACTCTCAGAAGAAAGTGACTGAATCCTATGTTGTAGTCATTGGTCTTGGAGGGGTTGGCAGTCATGCAGCTTCAATGCTCCTGAGATCTGGTGTCGGAAGGTTGCTCCTTGTGGATTTCGATCAG GTCTCACTGTCGTCACTGAATCGACATGCTGTGGCAACCAGAGATGATGTTGGGACTCCAAAAGCACTATGCCTCAAGAAGCATTTTTCAATGATATACCCAGAGTGCCAAATAGATGCAAGAGTGCAATTGTATGATCCATCATCTGAGGCGGAGATTCTTTCTGGACAGCCTGACTTTGTTCTCGATTGCATCGATAACATTGATACCAAG GTGGCACTCCTTGCGGCTTGCGTGCGCAGAGGTTTAAAGGTGCTTTCTGCAATGGGGGCTGGAGCTCGGGCTGACCCCACCAGAATTCGTGTTGCCGATTTGAGAGAATCAAGCAATGATCCCCTCTCTCGATCA GTGAGGTACCGGCTTAAGAAGGAACATGGAATTGAAGGCGGAATACCCGTAGTTTTTTCATTGGAAAAGCCAAAGGCAAAGCTACTTCCCTTTCAAGCTTCAAAAGAAGAGGAAACTCCATCAGATTATCAG GTTGTGCCAGGGTTTAGGGTTCGCATTATCCCAGTGCTGGGAACAATCCCTGCAATATTTGGTCAAGTTATGGCCTCCTATGTGGCTACTCAGCTTGCTGGATTAGATTTTCAAACTGAGCCAGTTGTTAACCTGGATTTGGATCATTACCGTATACTTCATCAGCGTCTTATTGAGCATGAGGAGCTGATATATGGGACAGCCGAGCAAGTTCTG GTAGATGCTGAAGAGGTAATGTACATTGTCAAGGAATTGTGGCGTGGTCGAAGTGCTAGAGACCAAAATCAGAAGGATACTGGGCGGAAAATGTGGAGATCTGTCAATGAGCTAATGCTTGTTCG ATGGGACAAATCAAAACCTGCTGGTGTGTCGAACTTAATACTTCTCAAGTTTAGTGAG GCTGACGCCCATGAATCCACCACACTTGATCAGATAAAAGAAAAGGAACCTGAATTCTACTCTATGGTTTCGCGTGTGCTGAAACGAGCTGAAGTGGAGTTTGCTTTATGA